The Pedobacter roseus genome contains a region encoding:
- a CDS encoding helix-turn-helix domain-containing protein — MTQIGLTIRKLREEKNISQEKMALELNLAQSNYGRLEKDDRRLTVPKLLKISEVLKVSISDLFNERKITHQQNNDKLTIACNAGPFHDQEAIKKLIEQYELRIKEKDELISLLKK; from the coding sequence ATGACTCAAATCGGCTTAACAATAAGAAAATTGCGCGAAGAGAAGAACATCTCGCAAGAAAAAATGGCATTAGAACTTAACCTTGCTCAAAGTAACTACGGCCGTTTAGAAAAAGATGACAGAAGATTAACGGTACCGAAACTTTTGAAAATTTCTGAGGTACTTAAGGTCTCTATTTCGGACCTCTTCAATGAAAGAAAAATTACTCATCAGCAAAACAATGATAAGCTTACCATTGCATGTAACGCTGGTCCATTCCATGACCAGGAAGCCATAAAAAAGCTTATCGAGCAATATGAACTTAGGATCAAAGAAAAAGACGAGCTAATTTCATTGCTAAAAAAATAA
- a CDS encoding carboxypeptidase-like regulatory domain-containing protein, with the protein MLKIFCSLLIFFTLFTFSFLYAQRNVTGKIADASGKPVSSASIILKYTKEGNPQTKYTLVKADGTYSISLVEGALKPGLQCIALGFQSQYIDLDSIRTDYNFVLQPSVIKLDPVNITAKQTVRVKDDTTTFLVEKFSKKNEQTVEDLIKRLPGMSVDKDGNIKYNGRQVERVLVEDGDLFEKDFKMLTKNLSADMVEKIQAIDNYNDNPLLSGLTKTDKQVLNLKLKKDKLLNVNGNVNLNAGLPKDKYEGKVNLISISPNLKGILLGAGNNVGINPFSMLNIAEPVANQRRFNLEDNIVLQANNRLVEIPYLYYQGIDLNRNNFNDTKIASGNFMFRPLKKLEVKLAAYFLNDNNRQQLYNDTRFAIDNQPPVVFNEVNNLNKQQLYQAYNLTLTYRPNKRQQFKYVGKFSFNSLDQQNEVRLATGPLYQNLAENGYSTEQRLEFTDRLADETAIVVEVLYNNRNNKQYLGINPSNYMGFLPEGMTGDRDIYQDSKFPLRQFSGNARFLGKVYGQALTFNAGFNHVERNFNSLLYSLNTGGAITADGFGGTYDNLTENIYFDGAYDWNILSNLSLTVNSTYTLERYKLKVAGPSAELINENYDYLLNKVNLRYKLENFGTVNLQYNNNINLPLLTDVIPVYWMNNYKNFLKGSGTLVKKGGQSISIFYSLADYNKLRMLLTTGFVYSTNPTNYITNQQFTPLYQVYTKNPAQHNYANYLAYGRLEKYIDPFKGNLIVDFNSFFTKIAGTANNIANLIDFNTTSLLLGYKSGFKGWLSFDANTALRLNRQKTTAIVENLAKTESIENKLSIFFIPGDRFNLELDMEQYFLPVNSRFKQLVFFDVKAKYQLKNRDWSLNFTALNILNNKSLTFDSISQNQFSTQSYNLVPNTFLIGVYYRFHLAKH; encoded by the coding sequence ATGCTTAAAATTTTCTGCTCTCTCTTAATCTTTTTTACCTTATTTACCTTTTCTTTTCTTTATGCACAGCGGAATGTCACAGGAAAAATAGCAGATGCTTCTGGCAAACCTGTTTCTAGTGCCAGCATAATACTGAAGTATACCAAAGAAGGCAACCCCCAAACAAAATACACATTAGTAAAAGCTGACGGCACCTATAGTATCAGTCTGGTTGAAGGAGCACTAAAGCCGGGCCTGCAGTGCATTGCCCTTGGCTTCCAAAGCCAGTACATTGACCTGGACTCTATAAGAACAGATTATAATTTTGTACTTCAGCCCAGCGTAATCAAGTTGGACCCGGTAAATATTACAGCCAAACAAACGGTAAGGGTGAAGGACGATACCACTACTTTTTTGGTAGAGAAGTTCAGCAAAAAAAACGAGCAGACGGTTGAAGACCTGATTAAGCGCCTGCCTGGTATGAGCGTCGATAAAGACGGCAACATCAAGTATAACGGACGTCAGGTTGAGCGGGTGCTGGTGGAGGACGGTGATCTGTTCGAAAAAGATTTTAAGATGCTGACAAAAAATCTTTCTGCAGATATGGTGGAAAAGATACAGGCTATAGACAACTACAATGATAACCCTTTGCTATCCGGGCTGACCAAAACTGACAAACAGGTCTTGAATCTTAAATTAAAAAAAGATAAACTGCTGAATGTTAACGGCAATGTAAATCTGAACGCCGGTCTACCAAAGGATAAGTACGAGGGTAAAGTAAACCTGATTTCAATTTCGCCAAATTTAAAGGGCATACTCTTAGGGGCGGGAAACAATGTAGGTATCAACCCGTTTTCCATGCTAAATATTGCTGAACCGGTAGCCAACCAAAGGCGGTTCAACTTGGAGGATAATATAGTTCTACAAGCCAATAACAGGTTGGTGGAAATACCTTACCTATATTATCAAGGAATTGACCTGAACCGTAATAATTTTAATGATACCAAAATTGCTTCAGGCAATTTTATGTTCAGGCCTTTAAAAAAACTTGAGGTAAAGTTAGCTGCATATTTTCTTAATGATAATAATAGGCAGCAGCTGTATAACGATACCAGATTTGCTATCGATAATCAACCACCGGTTGTTTTCAACGAGGTGAATAACCTAAATAAACAGCAGCTTTATCAGGCTTACAATCTCACGCTGACCTATAGACCCAATAAACGACAACAGTTCAAATATGTGGGCAAGTTTAGCTTCAATAGCCTTGATCAACAAAATGAAGTACGCCTTGCAACGGGACCTTTATATCAGAACTTAGCTGAAAATGGCTACAGCACTGAACAGCGTTTGGAGTTCACCGACCGTTTGGCAGATGAAACGGCAATTGTTGTAGAAGTCCTGTATAACAACAGGAATAATAAACAATATTTAGGTATTAATCCCTCAAATTATATGGGGTTTTTGCCTGAAGGCATGACTGGGGATAGGGATATTTATCAAGATTCAAAATTTCCATTAAGACAGTTTTCTGGAAATGCAAGGTTTTTGGGCAAGGTATATGGACAAGCTTTAACTTTTAATGCTGGTTTTAACCATGTAGAAAGAAATTTCAATTCACTTTTATATAGCCTTAACACTGGAGGTGCAATCACAGCAGATGGTTTTGGTGGCACCTATGATAACTTAACCGAAAACATCTATTTCGATGGGGCGTACGATTGGAATATCTTGTCGAATCTGTCGCTGACCGTGAACAGTACCTATACTTTGGAACGCTATAAATTAAAAGTGGCGGGACCATCAGCAGAACTTATAAATGAAAACTATGATTATCTATTAAATAAGGTCAATCTAAGATATAAACTCGAAAATTTTGGGACTGTAAACCTACAGTACAACAACAATATCAACCTGCCGTTACTTACCGATGTCATACCTGTTTACTGGATGAATAACTATAAGAATTTTTTAAAGGGCTCAGGTACCCTGGTCAAAAAAGGGGGACAAAGCATTTCTATTTTTTACAGCCTTGCAGATTATAATAAACTTAGAATGCTTTTAACAACAGGGTTCGTTTACAGTACGAATCCGACAAATTATATTACTAACCAGCAGTTTACCCCTTTATATCAGGTTTATACAAAGAACCCTGCACAACATAATTATGCAAATTATCTTGCATATGGCCGATTGGAAAAATATATTGACCCCTTTAAGGGAAATTTGATTGTTGACTTCAACTCTTTTTTTACCAAAATAGCAGGTACGGCCAATAATATTGCCAACCTGATCGATTTCAACACCACTTCGCTACTTTTGGGTTACAAATCAGGCTTCAAGGGTTGGCTTAGCTTTGATGCAAACACTGCCTTACGTTTAAACAGACAGAAAACAACTGCTATAGTGGAGAATTTGGCCAAGACAGAAAGCATAGAAAATAAGTTAAGCATTTTTTTTATACCTGGGGACAGGTTTAATCTTGAACTTGATATGGAACAGTACTTCTTGCCTGTGAACAGTAGGTTTAAGCAGCTTGTGTTTTTCGATGTGAAAGCAAAATATCAGTTGAAAAATAGGGACTGGAGCTTGAATTTTACTGCACTTAATATCTTGAACAATAAAAGCCTGACTTTTGACTCCATTTCGCAGAACCAGTTCAGTACACAGAGCTATAACTTGGTCCCAAATACCTTTCTGATAGGTGTTTATTATCGCTTTCACTTAGCCAAACATTGA
- a CDS encoding AAA family ATPase, whose translation MAKLHNKVGPPVEGADFFGRESEVNDSWSDLEDGNHLLISAPRRIGKSSLVKRLLSEADSQGWKSTYVDVQGLGSEVEFYKVFTEHLKKDGTGWFVKNRQRVLEGIGNVLSKFEVSVAANDINIKLSYNSKEVKDLRDGIEALLEGCGDMLIAIDELPFFLARLEKESDGPLRVSDFLHWLRSFRQKKGSGIRWVFCGSIGLDTFTERLKLSGAFNDVLNFPISAFDDATAIRFLIQLGSDNGLAISQEVAEQIIEVIGWPLPYFLQAHFKQLKRIKSQDMRKPVTSDEIKQAYANIIRDTSSLKTWEERLDDQLPSSDAGHCKVILKNLCKSKKGLSRKKLFDLLYNSFSDVQKCEDALASYIAMLDRDGYIIEVNGNYSFRSPLLRDFWYKMKVR comes from the coding sequence ATGGCAAAACTGCATAATAAAGTCGGACCGCCTGTTGAAGGAGCGGATTTTTTTGGAAGGGAAAGTGAGGTGAATGACAGCTGGTCGGATCTGGAAGACGGAAACCATCTCCTGATTTCCGCGCCACGGAGGATTGGTAAAAGTTCATTGGTGAAGCGTCTCCTTTCTGAGGCCGATAGCCAGGGCTGGAAATCCACTTATGTCGACGTACAGGGGTTAGGAAGCGAAGTTGAATTTTATAAGGTGTTTACCGAACATCTCAAGAAGGATGGAACAGGCTGGTTCGTGAAAAACAGGCAAAGGGTGCTTGAAGGGATCGGCAATGTGCTTTCGAAGTTTGAAGTTTCTGTAGCGGCAAACGATATAAATATTAAGCTGTCTTATAACAGCAAAGAAGTTAAGGACCTGCGTGATGGCATAGAGGCATTGCTGGAGGGGTGCGGAGATATGCTTATAGCAATTGATGAGCTGCCCTTTTTTCTGGCCAGATTGGAAAAGGAATCCGATGGACCGTTACGCGTTTCGGATTTTTTACACTGGCTACGTTCTTTCAGGCAAAAAAAGGGCAGTGGGATAAGATGGGTATTCTGTGGCTCCATTGGTCTGGATACTTTTACAGAACGGCTCAAACTTTCAGGCGCTTTCAATGATGTCCTGAACTTTCCCATAAGTGCGTTTGATGATGCGACCGCGATCAGGTTTTTGATCCAGTTAGGAAGCGATAATGGTCTGGCAATTTCCCAAGAGGTGGCAGAACAGATAATAGAGGTAATCGGTTGGCCGCTGCCTTATTTCCTTCAAGCCCATTTTAAACAGTTAAAGCGCATCAAATCACAGGATATGAGAAAACCGGTGACATCTGATGAAATAAAACAGGCCTATGCAAATATTATACGTGATACCTCTTCGCTTAAAACATGGGAAGAAAGGCTGGACGATCAATTGCCATCGTCTGATGCCGGCCATTGCAAGGTAATACTCAAGAATTTATGTAAATCAAAAAAAGGGCTTTCAAGAAAGAAACTCTTTGATCTGCTATATAATAGTTTTTCGGACGTCCAGAAATGCGAGGATGCATTGGCCTCATATATCGCAATGCTGGACCGTGATGGCTACATTATAGAAGTTAACGGTAATTATAGCTTCAGATCCCCGCTACTGAGGGATTTTTGGTACAAAATGAAAGTGAGATAG